In one Acanthochromis polyacanthus isolate Apoly-LR-REF ecotype Palm Island chromosome 20, KAUST_Apoly_ChrSc, whole genome shotgun sequence genomic region, the following are encoded:
- the LOC127531241 gene encoding E3 SUMO-protein ligase ZBED1-like, giving the protein MDGTQESEESLLGPLNGKFIYRKNKDGTVNKNAVICSLCKKEFSYHRSSSSLTYHLNAKHVRASSTVKVAASDANATVSSLRQPTLAELGKRMSKATTEKLTNSIAKWVAADCRPISIVEDEGLKEAFQIASSDPNFQLPSRTTVMKRIHQLYSDERTAKEKLLAEASYVALTGDHWTSISNHNYLGVTAHLIDRGWKLKSFALTVSKTVTRHYADACAEQFDAVTKEWEIENKVTTIGTDSARNMVAAARQLPFDHIPCAAHMLQRTITACLEDNSFGTALAKCRKIVGHFRHSPASTEELHQQQTALGQAREPLVQDVSTRWNSTLSMISRYLRNHEAVNATLATQKHKLATLTNLECDKLQKLEAVLEPCKYVTELLGGESYVSCSVVLPALCHLNRVMDPTDEDPGYMIKFKTTFSKDIDTRMANINNRWLKVATALDPRFKDLKSIHRNERDEVWTWIEEMLQESEVGPATPQPTEDEPAAKKSLLLLSSDSDSDEEQGPLARYKAEQCIRMHECPLEWWAAHAGAYGQLSSLARKYLATPATSVPCERLFSLAGNIIQKKRAALHSDNVNKLVCLSNWLKET; this is encoded by the exons ATGGATGGGACACAGGAAAGCGAGGAGAGTCTACTTGGCCCTTTGAACGGCAAGTTTATTtatagaaaaaacaaagacGGGACTGTTAACAAGAACGCAGTGATTTGTAGCTTGTGTAAAAAGGAATTTTCGTATCACCGAAGCAGCTCCAGCCTGACTTATCATTTAAACGCTAAACATGTCCGGGCAAGTTCCACTGTTAAAGTTGCTGCTAGTGATGCTAACGCTACCGTGAGCTCACTCCGCCAACCCACGCTTGCTGAGTTAGGAAAACGAATGAGCAAAGCCACgacagaaaaactgacaaactcAATCGCAAAGTGGGTTGCTGCTGATTGCAGGCCAATTTCAATTGTGGAAGATGAGGGCCTAAAGGAGGCGTTTCAGATAGCGTCATCTGACCCGAATTTCCAGCTACCGTCGAGAACTACGGTGATGAAAAGAATTCACCAATTGTACAGTGATGAGAGGACTGCAAAAGAGAAGTTGTTGGCAGAGGCGTCCTATGTCGCCCTAACAGGCGATCACTGGACATCAATAAGCAATCACAACTACCTGGGAGTCACCGCACACCTAATCGATAGAGGGTGGAAACTAAAGTCTTTTGCATTAACTGTGAGCAAAACTGTGACCCGCCATTATGCCGATGCATGTGCCGAGCAGTTTGATGCTGTAACAAAGGAATGGGAGATAGAAAATAAAGTGACAACGATAGGAACCGATAGTGCAAGAAACATGGTTGCAGCAGCACGTCAGCTGCCTTTCGATCACATCCCATGTGCTGCACATATGCTGCAAAGAACCATCACAGCCTGCCTTGAGGACAACAGCTTTGGCACCGCCCTGGCAAAGTGCCGCAAAATAGTCGGGCACTTCAGGCATAGCCCTGCCAGTACAGAAGAACtgcatcagcagcagactgcCCTCGGACAAGCCAGAGAGCCCCTGGTTCAGGACGTATCCACAAG ATGGAATTCAACACTCTCGATGATCTCACGGTACCTGAGGAACCACGAGGCTGTGAATGCCACTTTGGCGACACAGAAGCACAAACTGGCCACACTGACCAACCTAGAGTGTGACAAACTACAGAAGCTGGAGGCCGTTCTGGAGCCCTGCAA ATATGTGACCGAGCTGCTTGGAGGTGAGAGCTATGTTTCATGTTCAGTGGTGCTCCCCGCACTCTGCCATCTCAACCGGGTCATGGATCCCACTGATGAGGATCCGGGCTACATGATAAAGTTCAAGACCACCTTTTCAAAGGACATAGACACACGCATGGCCAACATCAACAACAGATGGCTAAAAGTGGCTACAGCCCTCGACCCGCGATTCAAGGACTTGAAGAGCATACACAGGAATGAGAGGGATGAG GTGTGGACCTGGATTGAGGAGATGCTGCAGGAATCAGAAGTGGGACCTGCTACCCCTCAACCCACAGAGGATGAGCCAGCAGCAAAGAAGagcctcctcctgctgtcttcagaCTCTGACTCGGACGAGGAGCAGGGGCCTCTAGCCCGCTACAAAGCTGAGCAGTGCATTAGAATGCATGAGTGTCCACTGGAGTGGTGGGCAGCTCACGCAGGAGCTTATGGACAGCTGTCCTCTCTTGCACGCAAATACCTGGCTACTCCGGCCACGTCTGTACCATGTGAGAGACTCTTTTCACTCGCAGGTAACATCATACAAAAGAAGAGGGCAGCCTTACACTCAGACAATGTGAACAAGCTTGTTTGTCTGAGCAACTGGCTCAAGGAGACATAG